DNA from Cutibacterium acnes:
ACCGTGAGCGCATCGTTGCCGCTGTCAATACCTGCGCGAAAGCAGGTGCCTGATGGCGAATCTGCGCGCCGGCATGGTCGGCATCGGTTCGATGGGCAAGAACCACGTCCGCAACCTGCGCGCCATCGACGGCGTCGATCTGGTCGCGATCGCGGATGCCTCCGGCAAGGACCCGTTTGGAGTCGCCGGTGACCTACCCGTTCTCCCCGACGTCGATGCGGTCATCGAGACTGGTATCGACTACTGTGTCGTCGCTGCCCCGACGAAGTTCCACGAGGAGATCGGTCTCAAGCTGGCTGAGGCGGGGGTCCACGCCCTCATCGAGAAGCCGCTGGCCTACGACACTGCGGCTGCGACTCGTCTGGCTGAGGCCTTTGAGAGCAAGGGTCTGGTGGGCGCGGTCGGCCATATCGAGCGATTCAACCCGGCTTTGCAGTCGTTGCGTAAGCGTCTGGAGAACGGCGACCTCGGTGACCTCTACCAGGTGGCTACCCGCCGTCAGGGGCCATTCCCGGCCCGTATCGCTGACGTCGGCGTTGTCAAGGACCTCGCTAGCCACGACATTGACCTCACCGCGTGGGTTACCCAGCGTGAGTTCGAGTTGGTCGCCGCTCGCACCATGTTCAAGGCTGGCCGCGATTACGAGGATATGGTCTCGGCGACTTGCCAGCTCTCGGGCGGGCTCATGAGCAACCACCTCGTCAACTGGCTGACCCCGACTAAGGAGCGTCGCACCTTCGTGACCGGCGAGAAGGGTATGTTCGTCGCGGACACTCTGACCGCCGACCTCACCTTCTACTCCAACGCCAAGGTTGCGACGGTATGGGACGATATCGCTAACTTCCGTGGTGTTGCCGAGGGTGACGTGACCAGATTCGCGATCCCGAAGCCCGAACCACTACGCACCGAGCATGAAAACTTCCGTGACGCGGTGCTGGGCAAGGAATCCGACATTGTGACGATGACCCAGGGTGCCACGGTCGTCCAGGTGTGCGAGGCGATGATCACCTCCGCCGCGACCGGCGAGTTCGTCAAGATCTCCTGACGTAACAGTAGTCGGGCCGGGCCGCTAAGGTCCGGCCCGATTCTCACATCTCTGCTCGATTTTCCCTGCGCCCCGGAGCGGCCAGCTGCCCCACAGGTAGGATGACTCCCATCTTTCGTCTCCATGATTCCCCAGACGGCTCCTCGGCCGTAACATTATTGCGCTCGGTTGCCCCCATCCAATGGTTCAGCGGGGCAGCTGAGGTCATCGTCGCGTGTCTTTTCGTCACCTGCACCTTCGTAACGGTGGCCCAGCCTGTCTTTGATAATGGCGCATGCCAGTTGATGCTCCCGCTGTTTGCTGGAGCGGCCCTGGTACTCGAAGCGTTGTGCATCGTGCGGGATGTCCGAGGGGTGCCGTCGCCGCGCGAGTGGTCTCGTTCCCTCACTATCGTGACGTGCAGTTTCGTGGCGCTATTGGTATGGGCTGCGGTCTCAATCCCGTTTCACGAACATCTCATCTACGACGATTCCATGGGGGTTACCCGGGATCTTCCGCTATATGCCCTAGTGATGCCTCTGGCGGAGGCGATGGTTACCCTTCTCGTGGCTATTTTCGCGTGCCGGATGATCGCGGTGGGGAACCTTGAAGGCGCGCTGTGGCGGTTGTCGATGCTGATGGCCATCGCTAACCCAATTGACCTCGTTCGTGAGTACGTCGAAGGCAATACCACCGGATGGCGGGTTGCCACCAGACTCGGTGGGGCCGCCATCTGCCACGTCCTTCTCATCCTGGCCCTGGCCGTTGCTGTGAACGCCGTGATACGACACCGTCACCGGATTCTCTCCAGCGTGGCTGCCGTCAGCCATCTTGCGTGTTTGGCAGCATCCGGGTCTCGCGCCGGAACCATCAGCCTGGCACTATTCGTCATCGGGCTGGTATTTTTCGGACGTTCTTACCGGACGCGCAGCCGAAAACAGCGGATCGTCATCGCAGTGTTGGGAATCGTGGCATCAGGGGTAGCCATATGGCTAGTGACGACGGTCCGTTCTGGGTCTCTTGTCGATCCGGCGCGTGCGCGAACTTGGGCATTGGCGGGACGTGTTGTTGTGGATTCGCCGAGTCATTTCTTGGTGGGAACCGGGTACGGAACAATCTGGCCGTGGTTTGCTGTCGAGTCCACCTTTATGCCCGAATCATCCCACGGGATGCGCCGAACTCTTTATGGTTACAGCCTCCCACACGCCCACAGCCTCATCGTCCAGGTTGTCGGTGAGCTTGGTGTGATCGGGCTGGCCCTGATTTTGGTCTGCCTGGGAACTGTCATCGCGGTGTGTGTCAAGGGAATTCGCGGAGGCTATCCGCTTTTATCCTTGGGCGTGCTCGCAACAATGCCGGCTTTCCTCATGGACACCTACCTCATCAAGAACTTCCCAGTAGCTCTGTTCTGGTGGATCTTCACCTTGGCACTTTGCCGGTTAGTGACCACCGGTGATGCGGACGTCGAGGGTGGTTCAGGCTACCGCGAGGAGAAGTACGCCTGAGAATATATAACTTTTGGTCGCGCGCGAGTAGTACTTTCGTACTAGCCTATCTTCGTCATTATTCACATTTGTGACGACGCTGTCGCGATGCGATGAACACAGGCACCACTGTCTAGGCACAGGTCGGTCATCCCCCTGGGGAGTTCCGAACCATCGTCTTGGAGGACCTCGTGGTGCCTCATAACATCGGAAAGGAAGGGAAAATGTCCCTCGAACCGCTTGATGTCGACGCGGAAGGCGTCGCCGCCGCCACCAAAGCACGAGGTTTTCGGCCTAAGCATCTGGTGACAGGACCCTCGCGTGACGACAAGTCATTCTTGGGCCACCCCGGCGGTTTGCCGTGGATGCTCCAGGTAGAAATGTGGGAGCGGTTCTCGTGGTATGGCATGCGCGCCATCCTCGTTTACTTCATCACCGATACTTTGGCCCACGGCGGGCTAGGATTGCCGATCAACGCCGGCCAGGTTGTTATGGCTTCCTACGGCGCCGCAGTGTTGTTGATGACGATTCCTGGCGGTATTTTCGCTGACCGCATCCTCGGGCCGTGGATGTCCACCCTGTGCGGCGGTCTTATCATCATGACGGGTCACGTCATCCTGGCGATTCCACAGGTGGTGACGTCATGGATCGGCCTCATCTGCATCGCCATTGGCACGGGCTTTATCAAGCCGAACCTCTCCACGGTGGTAGGAGGTCTTTACGATGACGGTGACCCCCGCCGCGATCAGGGTTTCCTGTACTTCTACATGTCGATCAGTATTGGATCTCTCTTCGCGCCGATCGTCACCGGCCTCCTCAAGGACCATTACGGCTACCACGTAGGTTTCATTGCCGCTGCTATCGGTATGGCTCTGGGTCTGATCGCCTTCTTCCACGGTCGTTCCAAACTGCGTGAGCTCGCCTTCGACATCCCCAATCCGCTGGCCCCCGGCGAGGGTCGCCGGATGGTGCTCCGCGCGTTGGGCATTGCCGTCATCGGTGCCGTCCTTGCCATCGGGTTCAAAGCCCTGCTGGGCGAGTGGACCTCGGCCATCGCCTACGCCCTGTTCGCCTTTGCCTTGGTGACGGCACTGGGCTACTTCTTGACGATGTTCCGCTCCCCGAAGGTCTCTGATCGTGAGCGTGGCCATCTATGGGCATTTGTGCCGTTGTGGGTTGGCCAAGTGCTGTTCACCATGATCTTCGAGCAGGCGGCCGGCAAGATGGCCACTTTTGCTAAGGACAACACCGACGGACACATCGTCGGGTCGTGGTCGGTGGAGCCTGAGCAGTACCAAACCATCAACCCGGCCGCAGTCTTGATCCTGGCCGGCCTGCTAGGCATGTGGTTCCGGCGCAGGGAAGGGAAGTTCCCCAATACCCCGCAGAAGTTCGCCATTTCGGTGTTCATCATCGGTATAACCGCCCTCATCATGGGATTCGGTTTCCGGAGTTGGCCAGGTGGGAACAGACTCGCACCGTGGTGGTTCCTGGCGGTGGTGTTCGTCATTCAGACTGTTGCTGAGCTGTTCATGAACCCGATCGGTCTGTCGACCGCGACCAAGCTAGCCTCGAAAAAGTTCGCATCCCAGAACATGACCCTGTGGCTGCTCGCCTCAGCCTGTGGCCAGGGCCTCGCCTCGGTGACGATCGAGCGCACCAAGAACCTTGGTGATGTGGTGTTCTACTACAGCCTAGGTATCGTGACGATCCTTGTAGCGGTGGTGCTCTTCGTGATCGCCCCATGGACCCAGGCGAAGATGAAGGATGTCGACTCCGTTGCCGAGGAGGGTGACGCCTGACCTCGCTCCCAACCCATTGCGAGGTCCGTCCCGTCTGGGGCGGGCCTCGTGCCTTGTCGGGGGGTTTACGCGTGGTGTGGTAATCCGGTTTCTGGTGGCGACGGCTGCCGCCCCTCGTGGCAAGACATGCCGTTGCGTGCCGATATGCCATACGAAGCTTGGCCTAGTGCGAAAAGCTCGCTGGAACCCTAGAAGAGGCAGGGGCGGCAGGTTACCGTGGTCGGTGTACGCATCGTTTCGACGATGAACCCCATCCTGGGAGCAGATATGATGACGTACCAGTACCTCATTGTCGGTGGCGGGATGGCCGCTGATTCTGCCGCCCGCGGTATCCGCGACATCGACAAGAAAGGGTCGATCGCCATCCTCAGCGCTGACGTCGACGCCCCGTATCCTCGGCCAGCGCTGAGCAAGAAGCTGTGGACTGACCCTGAGTTCACCTGGGACCAGGCCGACCTCGCTACCGTCGGAGACACCGGCGCGGAATTGCGGCTCGGCACTGAGGTGCTCAGCATTGACCGTGACGGCAAGACCGTCCTGACCGCTTCCGGCCAGGTATTCGGCTACCAGAAGTTGCTGCTCGTTACCGGCCTTACCCCGTCGCGCATTGACGACGACGGCGATGCCGTCCTCTACTTTCGGTCTGCTCGGGACTACCAGCAGCTGCGTGCGCTGGCCCAGCCCGGTCACCAGTTCGTGGTCGTCGGCGGCGGATATATCGGTGCCGAGCTTGCTGCGGGCCTCGTCCAGCAGGGCTGCGAGG
Protein-coding regions in this window:
- a CDS encoding Gfo/Idh/MocA family protein, translating into MANLRAGMVGIGSMGKNHVRNLRAIDGVDLVAIADASGKDPFGVAGDLPVLPDVDAVIETGIDYCVVAAPTKFHEEIGLKLAEAGVHALIEKPLAYDTAAATRLAEAFESKGLVGAVGHIERFNPALQSLRKRLENGDLGDLYQVATRRQGPFPARIADVGVVKDLASHDIDLTAWVTQREFELVAARTMFKAGRDYEDMVSATCQLSGGLMSNHLVNWLTPTKERRTFVTGEKGMFVADTLTADLTFYSNAKVATVWDDIANFRGVAEGDVTRFAIPKPEPLRTEHENFRDAVLGKESDIVTMTQGATVVQVCEAMITSAATGEFVKIS
- a CDS encoding O-antigen ligase family protein: MTPIFRLHDSPDGSSAVTLLRSVAPIQWFSGAAEVIVACLFVTCTFVTVAQPVFDNGACQLMLPLFAGAALVLEALCIVRDVRGVPSPREWSRSLTIVTCSFVALLVWAAVSIPFHEHLIYDDSMGVTRDLPLYALVMPLAEAMVTLLVAIFACRMIAVGNLEGALWRLSMLMAIANPIDLVREYVEGNTTGWRVATRLGGAAICHVLLILALAVAVNAVIRHRHRILSSVAAVSHLACLAASGSRAGTISLALFVIGLVFFGRSYRTRSRKQRIVIAVLGIVASGVAIWLVTTVRSGSLVDPARARTWALAGRVVVDSPSHFLVGTGYGTIWPWFAVESTFMPESSHGMRRTLYGYSLPHAHSLIVQVVGELGVIGLALILVCLGTVIAVCVKGIRGGYPLLSLGVLATMPAFLMDTYLIKNFPVALFWWIFTLALCRLVTTGDADVEGGSGYREEKYA
- a CDS encoding peptide MFS transporter, translating into MEDLVVPHNIGKEGKMSLEPLDVDAEGVAAATKARGFRPKHLVTGPSRDDKSFLGHPGGLPWMLQVEMWERFSWYGMRAILVYFITDTLAHGGLGLPINAGQVVMASYGAAVLLMTIPGGIFADRILGPWMSTLCGGLIIMTGHVILAIPQVVTSWIGLICIAIGTGFIKPNLSTVVGGLYDDGDPRRDQGFLYFYMSISIGSLFAPIVTGLLKDHYGYHVGFIAAAIGMALGLIAFFHGRSKLRELAFDIPNPLAPGEGRRMVLRALGIAVIGAVLAIGFKALLGEWTSAIAYALFAFALVTALGYFLTMFRSPKVSDRERGHLWAFVPLWVGQVLFTMIFEQAAGKMATFAKDNTDGHIVGSWSVEPEQYQTINPAAVLILAGLLGMWFRRREGKFPNTPQKFAISVFIIGITALIMGFGFRSWPGGNRLAPWWFLAVVFVIQTVAELFMNPIGLSTATKLASKKFASQNMTLWLLASACGQGLASVTIERTKNLGDVVFYYSLGIVTILVAVVLFVIAPWTQAKMKDVDSVAEEGDA